TGGAAGAATTCTACCAGTGTCATTGCCATTATCGTCTAAGATAGTTGAGGCATTATAAAGTTTTATAACGGTGTTGACTGGATGAGCTGTTCCAGTGGTTCCAGGATTACTTGGCTTATCAACTGCATGAGTTCCGTTGACATGTACACTAGAAACTGGGATGTATTCGTTGGTTCCGACTAAGTAATAGTAAGTATCGCCGATCATAACTGATGGTCCCAACTGCCATGAAGATCCAACAGGAAGTGTTAAGCCAAATGAGCTACCTGCTGAATTAATAACATGAGCAGTGGATATTACGGTACCAACTTTTTTAGTTGTTGAATTTGTTGTACTTTGATTTGTTGTAGCTGAATTAATTGGATTCAGTCTAATTGAATCGGCAGGTACATATTCATATGTGGAAACCTTATAATAAGTATTTCCGTTAATGAAGTACAGGTTGTTTAGTTTCCAAGAAGAGCCGGCAGAAAGAATTCTTCCACTTGGTTCGCCGTATTGATTAATTACCTTTACAGCATATTTAAGAGTACCAGTTTGTGAAGCTGCAGTGTCTTTGATAAGAAATGGAAGAGCTTTTGGAACGCCATCGGTAACGGTGATGTTTTGCAAACTTACGTACTCATTTGAACCGATTTCGTAATACTTTTGATTGTTGATCGTGATTTCTTTGCCTAGTTTCCAAGATGATTTTCCTGAAAGAAATAGGCTAGTTTTATTTCCATTACCGTCAAAGGCATAAGTGCCACCGTAATCAACTGTACCAACAGGGTTGTTGATGGTGTCGCCGCTCATAACAATTGGGTCGGCTTGGACAGTTGTTTGACCGGAAATAGTTCCTAGAACTGTTGGTGCAAGTAATACTGCTAAAGTTGAAGCTAGAGCGATTCTTTTCTTATTCATTTTTAAATCTCCTATGATTTTAATAAATGTATTATTCATCAGTCACTTAGGAATAACTTAAAATTTGATATTTATATAAAAAGGCTACGGATTAACGTAGCCAGGTACGCAATTACCATTAAGTTGATGTCATAATATTAACGTTTAGTTATTTGAGGGAATAACTGACTTAATAAACTACCGCATTTATTAAGAGTTGTATATCAATGACTATTACATAATTCATGGATAAAACCTAAAAATTACATTATCTGATTCCACCCGAAAACAATATTTTAAGAATGTAATTTGGTTTTTGAAATGAGGACAACTATGTATAAAATCAGACTTAAAAAAGTAATCACGTACCTTTTAATATTAATCCTAATATAGAATATTGGCAATATCTTTATGATTATTATCAAGTTTTAGCCATCTAAGAAATTTTAGAATAGTTTAGATTAAGAGGTGATGTCTATGGCTAAACGCTTTGAATTTATTCGTAGTAAACGTAACGATATGGGATTAACCATAGAACAATTGGCGCAAAAAGCACATGTGTCTCCAGATTTGATATCGCGCTTGGAACGAGGGAATAGAAACGATATTTCTCTTTCACGTTTAGAAAGTATTTTAAAAGTATTGGATTTGAAACTAGGCGATATCTTTGATCAAACAGAGCTTGATACATATGGCAATCAGTTCAGAAGGGCTTTTTATTTATTAAGTAGTAAAAAGAAAGAACGATATGCAAAAGTTTTTTTGGAGATCATGGAATTAGAAAATTAATTAAGTTTGTTTTAGAACTTGAAACTGTGTAGATGGGACTAGCCGCGTGCTAGGCCTTTTTTAGTACGATGGATACCATTGAGAATTATCCCCACCATCAGGAGCTGAGACCGTACTATATTTTGCGAGAAGCTTACCATTGACATCATAGAAATCACCATTTGGTTTAACAACCGTGACTATGGGATTGTCTAAATGATCTAAGTAAACGTGGTAGCCATCAGCCTTAGCTTCAACAATAAATGACCCAGGGGCAGCGCCACCGTTAGCATGTGCTACTAAACTTTGTGCTTGTTGAGCGGTTTTAATAATTACTGAATCGTTAGTGTTCGTAGCTTGTTGTTGAGTGTTGTTTGCTGTGTTTTGATTCTGAGCTTGATTAGTACCCTGATTTTGAGATTGACTAGCCGTTTGATTTGATTGACTATCATTGCTGTCGCTTGACTGAGTGGCTTGGTTATCAGTCGAAGTATTAGCTTGTTGAGTCTGTTGAGAATTATCACTTTGAGAGTCAGTAGAGGAAGTTACTTTTTTTGTTGAGTGGTTATTCTTTTTAGAACTCTTTTTCTTGGAGTCGCTTTTTTTAGCTTTTTTGCTCGACTCCGTTTTGACGGCTGTATCCTTAGAACCTTTGGAATCTTGACTACTATTGGAACAGGCACTGAGTGTTAAGACTGATGTTGCCAACAAAATGCTACTCAGCAGTTTAATAGTATTGTGTTTCATTTGTATTAAATCTCCCTAATGTTGAAATTTGTAAAGCAAATATTTAAAAACAGTTTCATGAATCACCACCTTAGCCCACATAACTATATATTTTAAAGCTGACACAGAGCATTAGCAATAAATGAATTAAAATTGCAGAATTTTTGCCGTTATGTAAATCTAATAAAAAGTCCCTTGGCTTTGTTAAGCCTTATTCAGAGACCAGATGGGATTATATTATGTTTTGGGCTGTAAAGATGGATGGAAAAAATTATTTAACATTACTTCTTCTCCTTATATTACAAATATTACATCTCTGTAACATTTCTGTAACATCATTGTATCATTAAAGAAATATTTGGCAATACTATTTTTGAGAAAACGGAATCAAAGATTGAAAAAGCCTTTGATTTCGCTGATTTGGAGACAAAAAAAGACCTCCATTTTTTTGGAGGTCATCTATATCAGGGAGGTAATTATATTAGTTTGTTTATTTATTATGTCTCAATCTGGTAAATCATAATTCTTGTCTACCAATTACAATATTAACCGATAAATGTGAAGAAAATATGAAATATTCAAATATTAATACAATTATCCTCGCTATTGTGTAACGGATGTTGCAAATTCGGGTTCATTTGTCACATTGTTTTCGGCATCATTTTGATTTAAATGAATATTAGAACTTTGTGCCCATTCGTTAGTTGAAACTTGATAGAAGGTATGACCGTATTTATTTTGAACCATTTGACCAATCTTCCAGTTAGTGCCATTTTGCAACTGACGATCTGAGAAAGAATCCATTGAAGTATCATACAAATCGGCAGGACCATCAACGACAGTACCAACTAGTGGCTGTTGTTGAGTTTGCGTATCAGTTGTCGCTGTATTATTCGTTGTAGTTGCAGATGTACTTTGAGTAGCATTTACTGGCTCAGTAACTTGAATATTCAAGTCGTTAGCAGCGACCCACTCGTTAGTAGCAACTTGCAAATAAACGTTGCCATTAATATTAATTGAAGCACCTAATTTCCAAGAAGTACCAGCTGGTAATGTGACACCAGTAATTGCCTGACCTTGACTGTTAACCACAGCAGAAGCCCACTTTGTCGTTCCAATCTTTGTTGCATTGACATCAATTTGGTTGCTTGTATCAGAACTAAGATTAGTTACTTGATGGTTGGCATTGCTGATATCAATACTGTCAGCAGCAATCCATTCATTAGTAGCAACTTGATAATAAGTGATGCCATTAATTTGAGTTGAAGGACCAAGTTTCCAAGAGCTGAAGTTGGGAAGGTAAGTACTTGTAATAGTCTGACCTTGGTTATTCACTAGAATACCGCTGCCACGACGAACAGTACCAACTAACCCGCTTTGTTGTGTAGTTTCTGCCGCACTTACGTCTTGAGGCGACAAATTAGACAGAACAGTTGGGGCAATCAATAGAGCAAGTGCTGAGCCGATTAAAGCTTTATTCCTTTTCATCATTAAACCTCCTCGTCTTACTTTGCGGTTCACATTAAACCTATAACTCAAAGAGATTTTAATCAATAAGTCTTAAGAACAGTTAACAGAAACGTTACAAATTCTTTAGAATTTCAGCAAATAAGTAAGATTATTTTACAAATAAATGAATTTATGAACTAAAAAAACCTTCGCTAACCAAATTTGATTAGTGGAGGTTTTTACTTTTTTAGTTATTGAATTTTACCGTCAGATTGACGAACAGTGGAACGACCATCTTTAGCGGCGTTTTTGATAGCACGAACAATATCATTGTCACTCCAAGCGTCAACGTTCTTGACACCGTCGCTAGTTAATTGTTGTCTAGCTTTAGCAATGTCATCGTCAGTGATCGTCTTGCCATCGACTTCTTTCTTTTCGACGTCGAAGTCACCATTGGCGGCAGGATTATTGCTTTGATCACTTGAAGAAGAGTCAGAATTATTATTACTATCAGTTGTTGCTGAACTGTCACTACTATTGGTATCAGTTGTACTGTTATCAGTACTATTAGACTCATTATTATCAGTAGTAGAAGAACTATCCGTATCACTAGGCAATGAATCTAACAATGATTTAGCTTGAGTATAAAGGTCAGAATAGTATTTTCCCTTAATACCCTTGAAGTTGGTTACCTGTTCTAATAATACCTTGGCTTGACCATTAGCATTATTTTTGCTTAATTGTTTGGCATTTTTAATATCAGCCTTGAAATTACTGCGATTGAGCTGAATATCCTTAATTTGTGCTAAAAGCGTTTTGGCACGTGAGACCATCTTTTTATTACCGTTGTCTTGTTTCTTAACAGTCTTCAAAGCTGATTTAGCAGCATTGAATTCTCGATGGTTCATCAATTTCTTAGCCTTGATTAAGTTTTGAGCCTGAATCTTAGAATCATGAGCTTTGTCAGTCTTTTTAGCTTTGCTTGCAGAAGTGAAGTGATCAACAGCCTTTGAATACTTCTTGTCAGTTACGGCATCATTCCCCTTAGTCATTTCCGTCTTATAAGTAGCATTACTGTTGTCAGTACTTGTAGACTTTGACGAAGAGCTGTTGTTACTGCAGCCAGCTAGCAATAGAGCCACCCCAGTCGTTGCTAGTAATAAAGCTTTTTTCATGTTTAAAATCCTCCATATAAGTGCTGGTAGCATTATAACATGTTCAAAAAATTTACGAGAAATATTTCCGTTTTGGATACTTTCAAACGTTACTATTTGTGTAAGTTACTTGAAGCCGGCTGATAAGTTCTTACAAAATAAAATTAAGAGGTAATCATAATGTGGAAGAAAACATCTATTATCGTAACAATGGCTAATGATAATTATCCAAATGGCAAGCGAGCAAAAACTTTTAATAATATAGTAGAAAAACCAACTGAAGAACAAATTGCACTGTTCACTCAAGGACTTCTAATGCTATCTGACGGCGATTTACTTTATGGAACAGAAGTAATCAAACACAACACACTAGACGTTAAATAAAAGGGGATAAATTATGAAAAGATTACAATTGAAATTTAAGACAGCAGATGGTCATAATAAGAACTTAGTTTTGGACTATGTTAAAACGGACTTAGATCCAGCAACCGTAAAAAGCGCCATGGAAAAAATCAGTGCCAGTAAATTATTTGAAAAAAGTACTGTGCAACTTTATCAAGAAGTATCTAGTGCCAAATATGTTGAACGGATTGAAAGCCAAGTATTCGAAGCCCTTTCAACTACTGATAAAAATTATTAAAATATTTAAGGTATAAACCTTGAGCCTGCGTCTTATTTAGAATAGAATAAGAGTAGGCTCTTTTGGGTTATTGAAATTTGTGATGTCAATACTTAAAACATTAAATGCATAATATTTAGTCATTTTCTCTTGAAAAATGTTGAATTGAGTGCTTTTCTGCAATAAATGTTACAAAACTGTGATATTTAATACAGAAGTGTTACAAAAGTAGGGACTTTTTAAATTTCAGTTGATTCACAAGCCGTTGTTTCATATAATGGTTGTCAGTGGGATAGCCCCACGACAATTAAAATAATAAATTCTTGTAGTCCAGGGGAGGATTAACATTGAAAAAATCTATTAAATACGCAGGAATCGCTGCTGCTACACTTCTAGCTGTTGCACCAGTTGCTGCTCCTGTTGTTTCAAGTGCTTCAGAAACTACTGTACAAGCTGCAGATGCAAGTTATACAAATAACACAGATGCAAATGCTTGGTTAGGCCAATTTGCTGATAAAACATTTGCTACTGGTGCTGATATTCCAACAACTAG
This sequence is a window from Companilactobacillus alimentarius DSM 20249. Protein-coding genes within it:
- a CDS encoding SLAP domain-containing protein, which codes for MNKKRIALASTLAVLLAPTVLGTISGQTTVQADPIVMSGDTINNPVGTVDYGGTYAFDGNGNKTSLFLSGKSSWKLGKEITINNQKYYEIGSNEYVSLQNITVTDGVPKALPFLIKDTAASQTGTLKYAVKVINQYGEPSGRILSAGSSWKLNNLYFINGNTYYKVSTYEYVPADSIRLNPINSATTNQSTTNSTTKKVGTVISTAHVINSAGSSFGLTLPVGSSWQLGPSVMIGDTYYYLVGTNEYIPVSSVHVNGTHAVDKPSNPGTTGTAHPVNTVIKLYNASTILDDNGNDTGRILPAGSSWRADRTKTMHNYVYYRVATNEWVTDGGYYGSTDIFFNGPANVTLNKDVQLYDTSSNSMTRTLTKGSSWKVDRSVQNINGQFFVRVSSNEWIRLERGTFVDYSDSNNSYNGFAYSATYEPNFATNIN
- a CDS encoding helix-turn-helix domain-containing protein; translated protein: MAKRFEFIRSKRNDMGLTIEQLAQKAHVSPDLISRLERGNRNDISLSRLESILKVLDLKLGDIFDQTELDTYGNQFRRAFYLLSSKKKERYAKVFLEIMELEN
- a CDS encoding SLAP domain-containing protein, translated to MKRNKALIGSALALLIAPTVLSNLSPQDVSAAETTQQSGLVGTVRRGSGILVNNQGQTITSTYLPNFSSWKLGPSTQINGITYYQVATNEWIAADSIDISNANHQVTNLSSDTSNQIDVNATKIGTTKWASAVVNSQGQAITGVTLPAGTSWKLGASININGNVYLQVATNEWVAANDLNIQVTEPVNATQSTSATTTNNTATTDTQTQQQPLVGTVVDGPADLYDTSMDSFSDRQLQNGTNWKIGQMVQNKYGHTFYQVSTNEWAQSSNIHLNQNDAENNVTNEPEFATSVTQ
- a CDS encoding DUF2922 domain-containing protein; amino-acid sequence: MKRLQLKFKTADGHNKNLVLDYVKTDLDPATVKSAMEKISASKLFEKSTVQLYQEVSSAKYVERIESQVFEALSTTDKNY